The following proteins come from a genomic window of Trifolium pratense cultivar HEN17-A07 linkage group LG4, ARS_RC_1.1, whole genome shotgun sequence:
- the LOC123923266 gene encoding uncharacterized protein LOC123923266 — protein MGNASITLCFNQNTNLSSSSSSVKLIFWEGTSRSLKGKHIAGEIMFEFPEMMVCHADSFFIGHPIPVLSIDDELMLGQTYFILPIDRFAIDTLSVSSISAFGSNPNKSPIKFGKCPFEYLKGSNGRVVIKVMPEFITNLIYGDKEMNNDGTPYSNGFLCSTPELKKHYEQLVKSKDQVWSPKLETITEYKVRFSPCRFIEWKEKEKPMELFTNRM, from the coding sequence ATGGGAAATGCATCAATCACTCTATGCTTTAATCAAAACACAAATTTatcgtcgtcgtcttcttcagtTAAGCTCATTTTTTGGGAAGGAACGTCAAGATCACTGAAAGGAAAACATATAGCTGGCGAAATAATGTTCGAATTCCCAGAAATGATGGTTTGTCATGCAGATTCTTTCTTCATAGGACATCCAATTCCAGTTTTATCAATAGATGATGAACTTATGCTTGGTCAAACTTACTTTATTCTACCTATTGACCGTTTTGCTATTGACACCCTCTCTGTTTCTTCAATCTCAGCTTTTGGATCTAACCCTAATAAATCTCCTATTAAATTTGGGAAGTGCCCTTTTGAGTATTTAAAAGGTTCTAATGGAAGAGTTGTTATTAAGGTTATGCCTGAATTTATTACTAATCTTATCTATGGTGATAAAGAAATGAATAATGATGGAACACCTTATAGCAACGGTTTTCTTTGTAGTACTCCTGAGTTGAAAAAACATTATGAACAACTTGTGAAATCTAAGGATCAAGTTTGGTCTCCTAAGCTTGAAACTATTACGGAATATAAGGTTAGATTTTCACCATGTAGGTTCATAGaatggaaagaaaaagagaagccAATGGAATTGTTTACTAATAGAATGTAA
- the LOC123923518 gene encoding flavonoid 3',5'-hydroxylase 1-like, which produces MVMITQYQTFLYKELFISFFIFLITCFIISFLLKKNLKKLPPGPKCYPIVGALPLMGTMPHVTLFKMSQKYGPIMYLKMGSNNMVVASTPSSAKAFLKTLDQNFSNRPKNAGATHIAYDSQDMVFADYGSRWKLLKKLSNLHMFGGQALKDWSKVRADEVGHMIHTMYDCSKKDKSIVVAEMLTCAMANMIGQVVLSRRVFETKGSESNEFKDMVVELMTTAGYFNIGDFIPFLAWLDLQGIVRSMKSLHKKFDALLTKMIEEHVASSHTNPRVKPDFLDILIAQSNEDSNGEKLTLTNIKALLLNLFIAGTDTSSSSIEWALAEMLKNPKIMERAHQEMDQVIGKDRRLQESDIQKLPYLRAICKETFRKHPSTPLNLPRVSLQPCEVNGYYIPKNTRLSVNIWAIGRDPNVWENPLEFNPERFLSGKNAKIDPQGNDFELIPFGAGRRICAGARMAIVLVEYILGTLVHSFDWKLPNDAVDLNMDELFGLALQKKVPLAAFASPRLSPSAYIP; this is translated from the exons ATGGTGATGATCACTCAATACCAAACCTTCCTTTACAAAGAACTTTTTATctcctttttcattttcttgataACCTGTTTCATCATAagttttctcttaaaaaaaaaccttaaaaaacTTCCACCGGGCCCAAAATGTTATCCAATTGTAGGTGCACTCCCACTAATGGGAACCATGCCTCATGTTACCCTATTCAAAATGTCACAAAAATATGGACCCATAATGTACCTAAAAATGGGATCAAACAACATGGTTGTAGCATCAACTCCTTCTTCAGCCAAAGCATTTCTCAAAACACTTGACCAAAATTTCTCCAATAGGCCGAAAAATGCCGGCGCAACTCACATAGCTTATGATTCACAAGACATGGTTTTTGCAGACTATGGATCTAGGTGGAAATTACTTAAGAAACTAAGTAACTTGCACATGTTCGGCGGACAGGCTCTCAAAGACTGGTCGAAAGTTCGTGCGGATGAAGTGGGTCATATGATTCATACAATGTACGATTGTAGTAAGAAAGACAAATCTATTGTTGTGGCCGAAATGTTGACATGTGCTATGGCCAATATGATAGGTCAAGTTGTATTGAGCCGTCGCGTGTTCGAAACAAAAGGTTCTGAATCAAATGAATTTAAGGATATGGTTGTTGAGCTAATGACAACTGCCGGATATTTTAACATTGGTGATTTTATTCCATTTCTTGCTTGGTTGGATCTTCAAGGAATTGTACGAAGTATGAAGAGTTTACACAAAAAGTTTGATGCTTTGTTGACAAAGATGATTGAGGAGCATGTGGCATCTAGTCATACAAATCCTCGGGTTAAGCCTGATTTCTTAGACATTCTCATTGCTCAAAGTAACGAAGATTCTAATGGGGAGAAATTAACACTCACTAACATCAAGGCATTACTCTTG AATCTATTTATCGCAGGAACAGATACATCTTCAAGTAGCATAGAATGGGCCCTAGCAGAAATGTTGAAGAATCCCAAAATAATGGAAAGAGCTCATCAAGAAATGGACCAAGTAATAGGCAAAGATCGTCGCCTACAAGAATCAGACATTCAAAAACTTCCTTATTTACGAGCAATTTGCAAAGAAACATTTAGAAAACATCCTTCAACACCACTAAACTTGCCAAGAGTTTCCTTACAACCATGTGAAGTGAATGGATATTACATACCAAAAAACACTAGACTAAGTGTGAACATTTGGGCCATAGGAAGAGACCCAAATGTGTGGGAGAATCCTTTGGAATTTAATCCTGAAAGGTTCCTGAGTGGTAAAAATGCTAAAATTGATCCGCAGGGAAATGATTTTGAGTTGATTCCATTTGGTGCGGGGAGAAGAATTTGTGCTGGGGCAAGAATGGCGATCGTGCTTGTTGAATACATTTTGGGAACTTTGGTGCATTCATTTGATTGGAAGTTACCGAATGATGCTGTGGATTTGAACATGGATGAGTTATTTGGGCTTGCTTTGCAGAAAAAAGTTCCTCTTGCTGCTTTTGCTAGCCCAAGATTGTCTCCATCTGCTTATATTCCTTGA
- the LOC123923517 gene encoding pentatricopeptide repeat-containing protein At5g01110 → MTTTLTRSQNAHFPLRTLTNPLISHIPSSSSSFSSLPTAQHHQQPSPSPSSLPDAFLIDKLLFRLKQNDLSSLRNHLLHSNSSSTLTLIPQLLQKCHNYPLLLPNLIQTIASTCPNPTITASMVHFLVQSKKLPEAQSLLLRIIRKSGVSRVEVIDSLISSSSKNLHQNGIVFDLLIRTYVQARKLREGSEAFRILRGKGLCISINACNALLGAVVKVGWVDLAWNVYEDFVRSGNKVNVYTLNIMVNALCKDGKLDNVRVFLSEMEEKGVYPDLVTYNTLINAYCHRGLVSEAFRLVDSMAGKGLKPGLFTYNSLINGLCKEGSYERAKSVLDEMLGVGLCPDAATFNPLLVDSCRKEDVCGAEKIFNEMLQHGVVPDLISFSSIVGVFSRNRELGRALEYFEKMKGVGLVPDTVIYTILINGYCRNGDVSGALQLRNEMVHQGCVMDVVTYNTLLNGLCRGKMLDDADELFKEMLERGVFPDFYSLTTLIHGYCKDGNMTKALSLFDTMTLRSLKPDVVTYNTLMDGFCKIGEMDKAKELWRDMTSREIFPNYISFSILINGFCNLGLVSEAFKLWDEMKEKGIKPTLVTCNTIIKGYLRAGNLSKANDFLNKMISEGVPPDCITYNTLINGFVKEENFDRAFFLISKMEEQRLLPDLVTYNAILGGFSRQGRMQEAEMVLHKMIDKGINPDKSTYTSLINGHVSKDNLKEAFRVHDEMLQRGFIPDDNF, encoded by the coding sequence ATGACAACAACACTAACACGTTCACAAAACGCACATTTCCCTCTCAGAACCCTCACAAACCCTCTCATCTCACACatcccttcttcttcttcctccttctCCTCTCTCCCCACCGCACAACACCACCAACAACCCTCCCCCTCTCCCTCTTCTCTCCCAGACGCATTCTTAATCGACAAACTCCTCTTCCGCTTAAAGCAAAACGATCTCTCTTCCCTCCGTAACCACCTTCTCCATTCAAATTCATCATcaaccctaaccctaatcccTCAACTTCTCCAAAAATGCCACAATTACCCTCTCCTACTTCCCAATCTCATCCAAACAATAGCCTCCACGTGTCCAAATCCAACCATCACAGCTTCCATGGTTCATTTTCTAGTTCAATCAAAAAAGCTTCCAGAAGCTCAATCACTTCTCCTCAGGATCATCAGAAAAAGCGGTGTCTCACGTGTTGAGGTAATCGATTCTCTCATTTCGAGTTCGAGTAAAAATTTACATCAAAATGGCATTGTTTTTGATCTGTTGATAAGAACATATGTTCAAGCTAGGAAATTAAGAGAAGGTTCCGAGGCATTTAGGATTTTGAGAGGAAAAGGTTTATGTATTTCAATTAACGCTTGTAATGCGCTTTTAGGTGCGGTTGTTAAGGTTGGTTGGGTTGATTTGGCTTGGAATGTTTATGAGGATTTTGTTAGGAGTGGGAATAAGGTTAATGTTTATACTTTGAATATTATGGTTAATGCTTTGTGTAAAGATGGGAAATTGGATAATGTTAGGGTTTTCTTGTCTGAGATGGAGGAGAAAGGTGTTTATCCTGATCTTGTAACTTATAATACTTTGATTAATGCTTACTGTCATCGGGGGCTTGTTTCGGAAGCTTTTCGGTTGGTGGATTCTATGGCTGGTAAAGGGTTGAAGCCGGGACTTTTTACGTATAATTCTTTGATTAATGGTTTGTGTAAGGAGGGAAGCTATGAGAGAGCGAAGAGTGTTTTGGATGAGATGTTGGGGGTTGGATTGTGTCCCGATGCTGCGACTTTTAACCCACTGTTGGTAGACAGTTGTAGGAAGGAGGATGTTTGTGGGGCGGAGAAGATTTTTAATGAAATGTTGCAGCATGGAGTTGTTCCTGATTTGATTAGCTTTAGTTCGATTGTTGGGGTGTTTTCTAGGAACAGGGAACTTGGTCGGGCGTTGGAATATTTTGAGAAGATGAAAGGTGTCGGGTTAGTTCCTGATACTGTTATTTATACTATTCTTATTAATGGGTATTGTAGAAATGGTGATGTGTCCGGGGCTCTCCAATTGCGGAATGAGATGGTCCACCAGGGTTGCGTTATGGATGTGGTTACATATAATACTTTGTTGAATGGATTGTGCAGGGGGAAAATGCTTGATGATGCAGATGAATTGTTTAAGGAGATGTTGGAAAGGGGAGTTTTTCCCGATTTCTACTCTCTAACGACTCTCATTCATGGATATTGTAAGGATGGAAACATGACTAAAGCACTTAGTTTGTTCGACACTATGACTCTGAGGAGCCTTAAGCCTGATGTTGTGACATATAATACCTTGATGGATGGCTTCTGCAAAATAGGTGAAATGGATAAAGCGAAGGAGTTGTGGCGTGATATGACAAGCAGGGAAATATTTCCCAACTACATATCGTTTAGCATTTTGATAAATGGGTTTTGCAACTTAGGTCTTGTGTCTGAAGCATTCAAGCTGTGggatgaaatgaaagaaaaaggtATTAAGCCCACCCTTGTTACTTGCAACACCATAATAAAAGGCTATTTGCGTGCTGGCAATTTGTCAAAGGCAAATGACTTTTTGAACAAGATGATTTCAGAAGGAGTTCCTCCCGATTGCATCACATACAATACTCTTATAAATGGTTTTGTAAAGGAAGAGAACTTTGATAGGGCTTTTTTCTTGATTAGTAAAATGGAAGAACAACGACTGCTTCCTGATCTCGTCACATACAACGCAATTCTTGGTGGATTTTCCAGGCAAGGTAGAATGCAAGAGGCCGAGATGGTATTACATAAGATGATTGATAAAGGTATCAATCCTGATAAATCAACTTACACATCACTAATAAATGGGCATGTCTCTAAAGACAACCTGAAAGAGGCATTCCGTGTCCATGATGAAATGCTGCAAAGGGGATTCATCCCAGATGACAACTTCTAG